In Colletotrichum higginsianum IMI 349063 chromosome 3, whole genome shotgun sequence, a genomic segment contains:
- a CDS encoding putative CipC-like antibiotic response protein produces MFGFGEAKEHRDAVYEGRHEGKLSHEIVAGGAAFEAMKLFEDRQRKNGTSPRPVPSPDGILRPRPQADTDTGEPVKHAFAKEMLVGIAGAEVDKLFETKGLDYIDREKAKRHAEKQAEHLYEEQYGDMDEYNPERRGRHHHMNY; encoded by the exons ATGTTCGGATTCG GGGAGGCCAAGGAGCACCGTGACGCTGTCTACGAGGGCCGTCACGAGGGCAAGCTCAGCCATGAGATCGTGGcaggcggcgccgcctttGAGGCCATGAAGCTGTTTGAGGACCGCCAGCGCAAGAACGGTACGTCCCCGAGACCCGTTCCTTCACCGGACGGAATCCTGCGTCCGAGGCCCCAGGCTGACACCGACACAGGAGAGCCCGTCAAGCACGCGTTCGCCAAGGAGATgctcgtcggcatcgccggcgccgaggtcgacaagCTGTTCGAGACCAAGGGTCTCGACTACATTGACCGCGAGAAGGCTAAGCGGCACGCCgagaagcaggccgagcACCTGTACGAGGAGCAGTAcggcgacatggacgagTACAACCC TGAGCGCCGTGGACGTCACCACCACATGAACTACTAG